One genomic window of Sodaliphilus pleomorphus includes the following:
- a CDS encoding glycoside hydrolase family 3 protein, whose protein sequence is MKRIYLLATLVLAIAVSAPAQFVMPSDSVLRRWAAQMLMVGFKGNSIDAQSDAARYVRDLHVGAIVLFDVDLTGDATLGSRNITSREQLQRLTSDLQRLADEPLLIALDQEGGKVARLKPQYGYEPIVSAQYLGQLDNADSTRYYGRLMARQLGGSGVNVDLAPVLDLYNPDCPAIGKLHRSYGDSRAVVKHARITIDELHKQHVLCTAKHFPGHGNAMSDSHWGFVDVTSTWKPQELEPYKKLIKKHKLDLVMTAHIFNRNIDPDYPATLSRKTIYGLLRRQLGYDGVVVTDDMYMEGIIKQYSIENALVLAINAGADLLCVGNNINTGFEPDRPFKLVDIIVKAVKQGRIPVGRLQESYNRLQRLKKKL, encoded by the coding sequence ATGAAACGCATTTACCTGCTGGCGACACTCGTGCTTGCTATAGCCGTGAGCGCGCCAGCTCAGTTTGTCATGCCCAGCGACTCGGTGCTGCGCCGCTGGGCCGCCCAGATGCTCATGGTGGGCTTCAAGGGCAACAGCATCGACGCCCAGAGCGACGCCGCACGCTATGTGCGCGACCTGCACGTGGGCGCCATCGTGCTCTTCGACGTCGACCTCACCGGCGATGCCACCCTGGGCAGCCGCAACATCACCAGCCGCGAGCAGCTGCAGCGCCTCACCAGCGACCTGCAGCGCCTGGCCGATGAGCCCCTGCTCATCGCCCTCGACCAGGAGGGCGGCAAGGTGGCACGCCTCAAGCCCCAATATGGCTACGAGCCCATCGTGAGCGCCCAGTACCTGGGCCAGCTCGACAATGCCGACTCCACACGCTACTACGGCCGCCTCATGGCCCGGCAGCTCGGGGGCAGCGGCGTCAACGTCGACCTGGCACCCGTGCTCGACCTCTACAACCCCGATTGCCCCGCCATAGGCAAGCTGCACCGCAGCTACGGCGACAGCCGCGCCGTGGTCAAGCACGCCCGCATCACCATCGACGAGCTGCACAAGCAGCACGTGCTGTGCACGGCCAAGCACTTCCCCGGCCACGGCAACGCCATGAGCGACTCGCACTGGGGCTTTGTCGACGTCACCTCGACCTGGAAGCCCCAGGAGCTCGAGCCCTACAAGAAACTCATCAAGAAGCACAAGCTCGACCTGGTGATGACCGCCCACATCTTCAACCGCAACATCGACCCCGACTACCCCGCCACCCTCTCGCGCAAGACCATCTACGGCCTGCTGCGCCGCCAGCTGGGCTACGACGGCGTGGTGGTGACCGACGACATGTATATGGAAGGCATCATCAAGCAATACAGCATCGAAAACGCCCTGGTGCTGGCCATCAACGCCGGCGCCGACCTGCTGTGCGTGGGCAACAACATCAACACCGGCTTTGAGCCCGACCGCCCCTTCAAGCTGGTCGACATCATCGTCAAGGCCGTGAAGCAAGGCCGCATACCCGTGGGGCGCCTGCAAGAGAGCTACAACCGCCTGCAGCGCCTCAAGAAGAAACTGTAA
- a CDS encoding glutamine synthetase family protein encodes MSNDKIKLNANQVVAFLQKSPQEFTKADIMRFVEDNGIKMVNFLYPGGDGKLKTLNFVITDRAYLDTILTFGERVDGSSLFSFIEASSSDLYVLPRFATAFVDPFAEIPTLDMLCSFFDKDGHPFESSPEHTLRKAAQAFTQVTGMQFHAMGELEYYVIQEDDGLFPARDQHGYHESAPYVKTGSFRQQCMSYIAQAGGQIKYGHSEVGNFHQDGLIYEQNEIEFLPVPVLQAADQLMVAKWIIRNVAYSQGLDVTFAPKITTGKAGSGLHIHMRMVKDGVNHMLHEGKLSDEARRMIAGLMDLAPSLTAFGNKNPTSYFRLVPHQEAPTNVCWGDRNRSVLVRVPLGWTTDVDMCSIANPAQTPQHRDAAFKQTVEIRNADGSADIYQLLAGVCVAARHGFEMPDALDVAQRTYVDVNIHDKANAGVLDKLATLPDSCVASAACLERQRGIYEQAGVFSHGMIDGIIAELRAYDDTSLRHDIESNPDAVKQLVDRYFHCG; translated from the coding sequence ATGAGCAACGACAAGATTAAACTTAATGCTAACCAAGTGGTGGCCTTCCTGCAGAAGTCACCCCAAGAATTCACCAAGGCCGACATCATGCGCTTTGTAGAAGACAACGGCATCAAGATGGTCAACTTCCTCTATCCCGGCGGCGACGGCAAGCTCAAGACACTCAACTTTGTAATCACCGACCGTGCCTATCTCGACACCATCCTCACCTTCGGCGAGCGCGTCGACGGCAGCAGCCTGTTCTCCTTTATCGAGGCCAGCAGCAGCGACCTCTATGTGCTGCCCCGCTTTGCCACCGCCTTTGTCGACCCCTTTGCCGAGATCCCCACGCTCGACATGCTGTGCTCCTTCTTCGACAAAGACGGGCACCCCTTCGAGAGCAGTCCCGAGCACACCCTGCGCAAGGCCGCACAGGCCTTCACCCAAGTCACCGGCATGCAATTTCACGCCATGGGCGAGCTCGAGTACTACGTGATACAGGAAGACGACGGCCTCTTCCCGGCACGCGACCAGCACGGCTACCACGAGTCGGCCCCCTATGTGAAGACGGGCAGCTTCAGGCAGCAGTGCATGAGCTACATCGCCCAAGCCGGCGGCCAGATCAAGTATGGCCACAGCGAGGTGGGCAACTTCCACCAAGACGGCCTCATCTATGAGCAAAACGAGATCGAGTTCCTGCCCGTGCCCGTGCTCCAGGCTGCCGACCAGCTCATGGTGGCCAAGTGGATCATACGCAACGTGGCCTATAGCCAGGGCCTCGACGTGACCTTTGCTCCCAAAATCACCACCGGCAAGGCCGGCAGCGGCCTGCACATCCACATGCGCATGGTCAAGGACGGTGTCAACCACATGCTGCACGAGGGCAAGCTCAGCGACGAGGCCCGCCGCATGATTGCCGGCCTCATGGACCTCGCTCCCAGCCTCACCGCCTTTGGCAACAAGAACCCCACCAGCTACTTCCGCCTCGTGCCGCACCAGGAAGCTCCCACCAACGTGTGCTGGGGCGACCGCAACCGCTCGGTGCTCGTGCGCGTGCCCCTGGGCTGGACTACCGACGTCGACATGTGCAGCATCGCCAACCCGGCCCAGACACCGCAACACCGCGACGCGGCCTTCAAGCAGACGGTGGAAATACGCAATGCCGACGGCAGTGCCGACATCTACCAGCTGCTCGCCGGCGTGTGCGTAGCCGCCCGCCACGGCTTTGAGATGCCCGATGCCCTCGACGTGGCCCAGCGCACCTATGTCGACGTCAACATTCACGACAAGGCCAACGCCGGCGTGCTCGACAAGCTCGCCACCCTGCCCGACAGCTGCGTGGCCAGCGCCGCCTGCCTCGAGCGCCAGCGCGGCATCTACGAGCAGGCAGGCGTGTTCAGCCACGGCATGATCGACGGCATCATCGCCGAGCTGCGCGCCTACGACGACACGAGCCTGCGCCACGACATCGAGAGCAACCCCGACGCCGTCAAGCAGCTCGTAGACCGCTACTTCCACTGCGGCTAA
- a CDS encoding DUF4294 domain-containing protein, translating to MKHLYTVILLAFTALCMSLPAVAQVDLGTDISNVNLSPLRDVYRGYHLATDPLTGQQTMWIDMLPVIIYPNERFRNKAEEAFYWKTVRDVKRVLPYAKLINRTLQETYEYLATFDTKQEKDAYLKHFEHDLYAQYKPVMKKLTKSQGKMMIKLINRETNQNSYSVIKAFLGTFRAGFWQTFGRFFGVNLKTGYNPGKDKTDAMIERICVRVEQGQL from the coding sequence GTGAAACATCTCTACACTGTCATATTACTGGCTTTCACTGCACTGTGCATGTCGCTGCCCGCCGTGGCGCAAGTCGACCTGGGCACCGACATTTCCAACGTCAACCTCTCGCCCCTGCGCGACGTGTACCGCGGCTACCACCTGGCCACCGACCCGCTCACCGGCCAGCAGACGATGTGGATCGACATGCTCCCCGTCATCATCTACCCCAACGAGCGCTTCCGCAACAAGGCCGAGGAAGCCTTCTACTGGAAGACCGTGCGCGACGTGAAGCGCGTGCTCCCCTATGCCAAGCTCATCAACCGCACCCTGCAGGAAACCTACGAGTACCTGGCCACCTTCGACACCAAGCAGGAAAAAGACGCCTATCTCAAGCACTTTGAGCACGACCTCTACGCCCAGTACAAGCCCGTGATGAAGAAACTCACCAAGAGCCAGGGCAAGATGATGATCAAGCTCATCAACCGCGAGACCAATCAAAACTCCTACAGTGTGATCAAGGCCTTCCTGGGCACCTTCAGGGCCGGCTTCTGGCAGACCTTCGGGCGCTTCTTCGGCGTCAACCTCAAGACGGGCTACAATCCCGGCAAGGACAAGACCGACGCCATGATCGAGCGCATATGCGTGCGCGTGGAGCAAGGCCAGCTATGA
- a CDS encoding tetratricopeptide repeat protein, whose amino-acid sequence MHKIFTLLAAAIAIPCTAWAGYPSPQLQKAIEAYNQEHYESALQQFTAIVTQQPRQGYAWGYIARIRQHNEQPGQALEAGRKALELVPQPDSVFRASLHACMASSYAATRDTAAALDALDHAVALDAHDPDYRYQRASLLMKHGRCSQAETDYRYLAQADTLNPDGLMGLGTALDCQGRAQEALEAFDQAIARFPADDGARAFRAAQYFNLRRYSEAADDAIHSLELKPDNRHALWVMSNLAAVDATGLAAKLKAKQAADAAHAGYWASLINQFTPAP is encoded by the coding sequence ATGCATAAAATCTTCACCCTTCTCGCCGCAGCCATCGCCATTCCATGCACAGCCTGGGCCGGCTACCCCTCACCCCAGTTGCAGAAGGCCATCGAGGCCTACAACCAGGAGCACTACGAGAGCGCCCTCCAGCAGTTCACCGCCATCGTGACCCAGCAGCCCCGCCAGGGCTACGCCTGGGGCTACATCGCCCGCATCAGGCAGCACAACGAGCAGCCCGGCCAGGCCCTCGAGGCCGGCCGCAAGGCCCTTGAGCTCGTGCCACAGCCCGACAGCGTGTTTCGTGCCAGCCTGCACGCCTGCATGGCCAGCAGCTATGCCGCCACACGCGACACCGCCGCAGCTCTCGATGCCCTCGACCATGCAGTGGCCCTCGATGCCCACGACCCCGACTACCGCTACCAGCGCGCCAGCCTGCTCATGAAGCATGGCCGTTGCAGCCAGGCCGAGACCGACTACCGCTATCTGGCCCAGGCCGACACCCTCAACCCCGACGGCCTCATGGGCCTGGGCACCGCGCTCGACTGCCAGGGCCGCGCGCAAGAGGCCCTCGAGGCCTTCGACCAGGCCATAGCCCGCTTTCCTGCCGACGACGGCGCCCGCGCCTTCCGCGCAGCGCAGTACTTCAACCTGCGGCGCTACAGCGAGGCTGCCGACGACGCCATCCACAGTCTCGAGCTCAAGCCCGACAACCGCCACGCCCTGTGGGTGATGAGCAACCTGGCCGCCGTCGACGCCACGGGCCTGGCCGCCAAGCTCAAGGCCAAGCAGGCCGCCGACGCGGCCCATGCCGGCTACTGGGCCAGCCTCATCAACCAGTTCACCCCCGCCCCGTAA
- a CDS encoding RagB/SusD family nutrient uptake outer membrane protein codes for MNKIFKYALLGAVVLGLSACSEDQLNTTPTDSMSGETLLANATNALVPLNGIYRSMYTPGWTTTGNIAQTFGISAYNLMAEVMGDDMIMGAMGSGWFWYDAVYNMKSFYTRSTFRSYDLWKAYYTWIANANYIIAAQSTMAGDAKAVDYVMGQAYAIRAYSYFMLEQSFARNYANHKTEPGVPLYTGPTFTSTTGQPRATNQEVYDQINSDINKAVELLQGTSQQDVSHIGYAVALGLKARIALTEQDWTTAADAAVKAIAASGKEILPVKDFAGMNSVKASNVMWGAKIVTDQAGKYASLFAMVDTLYHGSRAPKQINLDLYNHMSRTDTRRAWWDPNSKYSTGGYEQDKFHFSNIATWEGDYVWMRVEEMYLIAAEAYCHAGDDAQARQYLSALMAKRDPNFDASQYSGSSLPTLTSDQFTGAYAHSLLNEIILQRRIELWGEAGRIYDIRRLEQGFRRTSAQGFPTGELLTTRPTDNPESYMWVLTIPQAEFDGNANMNASTDQNPVGDLK; via the coding sequence ATGAACAAGATATTTAAATATGCATTACTGGGTGCGGTTGTGCTGGGGCTGAGCGCATGCTCTGAAGACCAGCTCAACACTACTCCCACCGACTCCATGTCGGGAGAGACACTGCTTGCCAATGCCACCAATGCACTTGTCCCGCTCAACGGCATCTACCGCTCGATGTACACCCCGGGCTGGACTACTACGGGCAACATTGCCCAGACCTTCGGCATCTCGGCCTACAATCTCATGGCCGAGGTCATGGGCGACGACATGATCATGGGCGCCATGGGCAGCGGCTGGTTCTGGTATGACGCGGTCTACAACATGAAGAGTTTCTACACGCGCTCTACCTTCCGCAGCTACGACTTGTGGAAGGCCTACTACACCTGGATTGCCAATGCCAACTACATCATCGCTGCCCAGAGCACGATGGCCGGCGATGCCAAGGCTGTAGACTATGTGATGGGCCAGGCCTATGCCATACGCGCCTACTCCTATTTCATGCTCGAGCAGAGTTTTGCCCGCAACTATGCCAACCACAAGACCGAGCCGGGCGTGCCCCTGTACACCGGTCCCACCTTCACCAGCACCACCGGCCAGCCGCGTGCCACCAACCAGGAGGTGTATGACCAAATCAACAGCGACATCAACAAGGCCGTTGAGCTGCTGCAGGGCACCAGCCAGCAGGACGTGAGCCACATTGGCTATGCCGTGGCCTTGGGTCTGAAGGCCCGCATCGCTCTCACCGAGCAAGACTGGACCACTGCTGCCGATGCTGCCGTCAAGGCTATCGCTGCCAGCGGCAAGGAGATACTGCCTGTGAAGGACTTTGCTGGAATGAACAGCGTGAAAGCCAGCAACGTGATGTGGGGTGCCAAGATTGTGACCGACCAGGCCGGCAAGTACGCCTCGTTGTTTGCCATGGTCGACACCCTGTATCACGGCAGTCGCGCTCCCAAGCAGATCAACCTCGACCTCTACAACCACATGTCGCGCACCGACACGCGCCGCGCATGGTGGGATCCCAACTCGAAATACAGCACTGGCGGCTATGAGCAAGACAAGTTCCACTTCTCCAACATAGCTACGTGGGAGGGCGACTACGTGTGGATGCGCGTCGAGGAGATGTATCTCATCGCTGCCGAGGCCTACTGCCACGCTGGCGACGACGCCCAGGCCCGCCAGTATCTCTCGGCCTTGATGGCAAAGCGCGACCCGAACTTTGACGCCTCGCAGTACAGCGGCTCGAGCCTGCCCACGCTCACGAGCGACCAGTTCACCGGCGCCTATGCCCACTCGCTGCTCAACGAGATCATCTTGCAGCGCCGCATCGAGCTGTGGGGCGAGGCTGGCCGCATCTACGACATACGCCGCCTCGAGCAGGGCTTCAGGCGCACCTCGGCACAGGGCTTCCCCACGGGTGAGCTGCTGACCACTCGCCCCACCGACAATCCTGAGTCCTACATGTGGGTGCTCACGATACCGCAGGCCGAGTTTGACGGCAACGCAAACATGAATGCCTCGACCGACCAAAACCCGGTGGGCGACTTGAAATAA
- a CDS encoding SusC/RagA family TonB-linked outer membrane protein: MKKKLFLLVVAVLSLALGASAAVIKGQVVDASTGEPLMGATVQPVGGGNGTATDLNGEFSLDIPNSVKSLTVSYVGYASQTVAAVNGIKVALESQGEQLDEVMVVAYGTSKKTSFTGAAEAVGNKKLELRPVTSATKALEGNVSGIQVTSGTGQPGSSPSIVIRGFGSINASNSPLYVVDGIPYDGALSSINPSDIESMTVLKDASAGALYGARGANGVVMIQTKKGKEGKANVTWRSTFGWSNRAIKRYDNVDQRQYVQLVYEGLRNGYVYNEGYTWAKAEAAARASLGSTLGGELYNPFKNYTWDTIIDPSTGQVQADAQSAWNEDWYDSVTRKNAFRTEHQFEVSGGSEKSHYLMSLGYLNENGILKTTRFQRYNARVNADSQVTDWFKTSLNTTLAWTTQNFSDYDGTANSNVWYTAQFINPLFPVYLKDAQGKNVVDANGEAEYDWGEGGRPGSLNDFSSLGSLLLDKAKIDHDVAGLRAGMVFGSDLAKYGWAQGLKFSMNFGFDYNNTERVRYLNSKHGNQANAGGMLYKVNGRTQSYTFNQLLTWTRTLGGVHNIDVLVGHEFYNYKYNYLEASKTNLIDGILELRPGTTINSADSYQYDYRINSWLSRLNYNYDNRYYISASLRQDASSRFYKDNHTGTFWSVGANWRVSSESFLKDVRWINNLSVKASYGMQGNDNVGTYYAWQSLYDLQFANAGNKGAIIASLENKDLSWEKNGNLNLGVEGMFLDRRVRLNADWYYKKTTHMLLQFPMALSTGFSGYYANVGNMRNQGIEIQLGLTPVRTQDLEWNITLMGNTVSNKVLKLTTESPELISGVYSTKVGNPINTFYMAKTAGVDPATGAQLYYAYESMNDDGSVNGEYITDDYSVAANHKYYMGSRIPDLFGSVGTDLTWKGLSLSVLTTYSIGGKIYDGLYATAMDYNYYSQTWNQAALRRWQKPGDVTDVPRIEIAGTNITNDRFLINASYFAIKNITLSYSLPKALVSKARLQGVRVFGSFDNVALWSHLNGMDPQYNFSGSTDFSYTPNKTLQVGFELNF; encoded by the coding sequence ATGAAGAAGAAGCTGTTTCTATTAGTAGTAGCAGTATTGTCGCTTGCACTGGGCGCCAGCGCCGCGGTGATCAAGGGGCAAGTTGTCGATGCTTCTACCGGCGAGCCATTGATGGGCGCCACAGTGCAACCTGTGGGCGGCGGCAATGGTACTGCAACCGATCTCAATGGCGAGTTCAGCCTTGACATCCCCAACAGTGTGAAATCATTAACCGTGTCCTATGTGGGCTATGCCAGCCAGACGGTGGCAGCCGTCAACGGCATCAAGGTGGCCCTTGAGAGCCAGGGCGAGCAGCTCGACGAGGTGATGGTCGTGGCCTATGGCACGAGCAAGAAGACCTCGTTTACGGGCGCTGCCGAGGCCGTGGGCAACAAGAAGCTGGAGTTGCGCCCTGTGACCAGCGCCACCAAGGCCCTTGAGGGCAACGTGAGCGGTATTCAGGTGACCAGCGGCACGGGCCAGCCCGGTTCGTCGCCCAGCATCGTGATACGTGGCTTCGGGTCGATCAACGCCAGCAACAGCCCGCTCTATGTGGTCGACGGCATCCCCTACGACGGTGCCCTGTCGAGCATCAACCCTTCCGACATCGAGAGCATGACTGTGCTCAAGGATGCATCGGCCGGCGCCCTCTATGGCGCGCGCGGCGCCAACGGTGTGGTGATGATACAGACCAAAAAAGGCAAGGAGGGCAAGGCCAACGTGACCTGGCGCAGCACCTTCGGCTGGTCGAACCGCGCCATCAAGCGCTACGACAATGTCGACCAGCGCCAGTATGTGCAGCTCGTGTATGAGGGCCTGCGCAACGGCTATGTATACAACGAGGGCTACACCTGGGCCAAGGCCGAGGCCGCAGCCCGCGCCTCGCTGGGGAGCACGCTGGGCGGCGAGCTCTACAACCCCTTCAAGAATTACACCTGGGACACCATCATCGACCCCTCGACGGGCCAAGTGCAGGCCGACGCACAAAGTGCCTGGAACGAGGACTGGTATGACAGCGTGACCCGCAAGAACGCCTTCCGCACCGAGCACCAGTTCGAGGTGTCGGGCGGCTCAGAGAAGTCGCACTACCTCATGTCGCTGGGTTATCTCAACGAGAACGGTATATTGAAGACCACCCGCTTCCAGCGCTACAACGCGCGTGTGAACGCCGACAGCCAGGTCACCGACTGGTTCAAGACCAGCCTCAACACCACGCTGGCCTGGACCACGCAAAACTTCAGCGACTATGACGGCACGGCCAACAGCAACGTGTGGTACACGGCCCAGTTTATCAACCCGCTGTTTCCCGTCTATCTCAAGGATGCCCAGGGTAAGAATGTGGTCGACGCCAACGGCGAGGCCGAGTATGACTGGGGCGAGGGCGGCCGTCCGGGCTCGCTCAACGACTTCAGCTCGCTGGGCAGCCTGCTGCTCGACAAGGCCAAGATCGACCACGATGTGGCCGGCCTGCGTGCAGGCATGGTATTCGGCAGCGACCTGGCCAAGTATGGCTGGGCACAGGGCTTGAAATTCTCGATGAACTTCGGTTTCGACTACAACAACACCGAGCGTGTGCGCTACCTCAACTCCAAGCACGGCAACCAGGCCAATGCCGGTGGCATGCTCTACAAGGTCAACGGCCGCACGCAGTCCTATACCTTCAACCAGCTGCTCACGTGGACCCGCACCCTGGGCGGCGTGCACAACATCGACGTGCTGGTGGGCCACGAGTTCTACAACTACAAGTACAACTACCTGGAGGCCAGCAAGACCAACCTCATCGACGGCATCCTCGAGTTGCGCCCGGGCACCACGATCAACAGTGCCGACTCCTACCAGTATGACTACCGCATCAACTCGTGGTTGAGCCGCTTGAACTACAACTACGACAACCGTTACTATATCTCGGCTTCGCTGCGCCAGGATGCCTCGTCGCGCTTCTACAAAGACAACCACACGGGCACCTTCTGGTCGGTGGGCGCCAACTGGCGCGTCTCGAGCGAGAGCTTCCTGAAAGACGTGAGGTGGATCAACAACCTGAGCGTGAAAGCCAGCTACGGCATGCAGGGCAACGACAACGTGGGTACCTACTATGCCTGGCAGTCGCTCTACGACCTGCAGTTTGCCAACGCCGGCAACAAGGGCGCCATCATCGCCAGTCTTGAAAACAAAGACCTCTCGTGGGAGAAAAACGGCAACCTCAACCTGGGTGTCGAGGGCATGTTCCTCGACCGCCGCGTGCGCCTGAACGCCGATTGGTACTACAAGAAGACGACCCACATGCTGCTGCAATTCCCCATGGCCCTGTCGACGGGCTTCAGCGGCTACTATGCCAACGTGGGCAACATGCGCAACCAGGGCATCGAGATCCAGCTCGGCCTCACCCCGGTGCGCACCCAGGACCTGGAGTGGAACATTACGCTCATGGGCAACACTGTGAGCAACAAGGTGCTCAAGCTCACCACCGAGTCGCCCGAGCTCATAAGCGGCGTGTACAGCACCAAGGTGGGCAACCCCATCAACACGTTCTATATGGCCAAGACGGCAGGTGTCGACCCCGCAACGGGTGCACAGCTCTACTACGCCTATGAGAGCATGAACGACGACGGCAGCGTCAACGGCGAGTATATCACCGACGACTACAGCGTGGCCGCCAACCACAAGTACTACATGGGCAGCCGCATCCCCGACCTCTTCGGCAGTGTGGGTACCGACCTCACCTGGAAAGGTTTGAGCCTGAGCGTGCTCACCACCTACTCGATAGGCGGCAAGATCTACGACGGCCTCTACGCCACCGCCATGGACTACAACTACTACAGCCAGACGTGGAACCAGGCAGCCCTGCGCCGCTGGCAGAAGCCAGGCGACGTGACCGACGTGCCCCGCATCGAGATTGCCGGCACCAACATCACCAACGACCGCTTCCTGATCAACGCTTCCTACTTTGCCATCAAGAACATCACCTTGAGCTACAGCCTGCCCAAGGCACTGGTGAGCAAGGCCCGCCTGCAGGGCGTGCGCGTGTTTGGCTCGTTCGACAATGTGGCGCTGTGGAGTCATCTCAACGGCATGGATCCGCAATACAACTTCTCGGGCTCAACCGACTTCTCCTACACGCCCAACAAGACGTTGCAAGTGGGCTTTGAGCTCAATTTCTAA